The DNA sequence TCACCTCCTATCCCCGAAGAATTTATGCTGGATCCGGAGGCTTGCGCTATTGACCCTGATTTATTGCTTTTCTCTTCTGCTAAATCAAAAAGTGGTAACAGTGGTAGCCGATCTGCTGTTTTTAGTGATAATCGTGGTCGCTATGTTAAGCCGATTATTCCTCGAGGACCAGTTTCAAGAATTGCAGTTGATGCAACGTTAAGGGCAGCAGCCCCATATCAGAAAGCTCGTCGTGAGAGAGAACCTTCAAGAAAGGTAATTGTTGAGGAAGGAGATTTGCGAGCGAAGCTTCTTCAAAGGAAAGCAGGAGCCTTAGTAATTTTTCTGGTTGATGCTAGTGGATCAATGGCATTAAATCGTATGCAGAGTGCTAAAGGAGCATTGATTAGATTGCTCTCAGAAGCTTATGAAAATAGAGATGAAGTTTCTTTGATTCCATTTAGAGGAGAACAGGCAGATGTTTTGTTACCGCCAACCAGATCTATAACTGCAGCGAAACGACGGCTTGAGACTATGCCTTGCGGCGGTGGGTCCCCACTTGCACATGGCTTGACGCAAGCTGCAAGAGTTGGTGCTAATGCTCTCTCCACGGGAGATCTAGGACAGGTTGTAGTAGTGGCAATCACTGACGGAAGAGGAAATGTGCCTTTAGGGGTATCCTTGGGGCAACCTCAGATAGAGGGAGAAGATCCTGTTGATTTAAAACAAGAAGTTTTAGATGTAGCTAGTCGCTATAGAAGTTTAGGAATTAAGTTATTGGTGATTGATACAGAAAGAAAATTTATTGCAAGTGGGATGGGTAAAGATTTAGCTGAGGCTGCAGGAGGTAAGTATGTGCAATTACCGAAAGCCAGTGATCAGGCGATTGCGTCAATTGCTATGGATGCTATTGGTGAAGTGAAGTGAAGTGAAGTGAAGTGAAGTTATAACTTTTAAGGATATAAATCATTAAATAACTTGCCTATACCAATTGCAGCACTTTGTATAGCCGAAGTTAGCTCTTCATTGTTAATCATCTTGCTTAAATCAGTCGCTAATTTGTCTAGCTTTTGAGTAGTTGAACTCATTGATTTTGCTGTTTGTTTTATATGACCCAGTGTCTCTGGATTGTCTACAACAGCTAAAATATTGTTTATATGCGCAACAGTTTTCTTTAATTCAGTAATTATTGGTTTTGCTCTTATCATCTCCTCTTTTGAAAGCTCAATTAGCTCTTTTAACTCTTGTTGTGTTTCATCAAACTGACCGATTGATTTGACCATCTTTGAAATAACCTCTTCTTCACCTGCTTGGTCTAGAAGCTCATTTAACTCTTCTGTTAGTGTAGAAATATTTTTAATTGCTTGTCCTTTTATTGTGTCTCCATCGCAGACAATTAAATTACTAGGACAGTCTTTTTTGTTGGGTAAAGAAGTTATATTTTGACTATGGACCCCTTTACTGATTAATGAAACTTCCATGTCTCTGCCAAGGACAGAACTAGCTAAAACTTTTGCATAAACTGGCTTGAATAACAACAATTTATTTGTATTAAGCCTAAGATTTGCCTTAACATTTCTTGTGTTAAATGATATTTTTTCAACAGAGCCTACTTTAATGCCTCTAAAAGTCACAGGGGTTCCATCTGATAGTCCACTTGCATCATCAAAAGTTGCAACAATATTCCAATCGTTTCTTCCAACTCTAAAGCCTTGCAACCAAATTATTATGCCAGAAAGTAATACTACTCCTCCTAAAAGAGTAAATCCAACAATGGCTTCACGGTAGCTCCTCCTCATATCTATTAGATTATTTCAGGTTGAATAGGGCCTTGAAGGCTACCAGTTCGGAACTGTTTTATAAAAGAGTTATCTGATTCTTTAAATTCCTTTATTGTTCCATCCCATTGGATTTTCCCGCCATACAGCATTAATACTCTTTCTGCAGATCGTTCAATTGTGCTCATCACATGGCTAACTACTATTGAGCATCCTTTTGCAACATTGGTAGTTTTTATTATCAAATCTTCTATCCGTGTGCAGGCTATGGGATCTAGGCCAGAAGTTGGTTCGTCAAATAATAATAATGGCATGGAAGAAGATTGCAATGAGGACCCTTTTACCAATGCTCGTGCAAAACTTACTCTTTTTTGCATGCCTCCACTGAGTTGACTTGGTAATTTATTGCTTACATTGTAAAGCCCAACTTCTTGTAGGCATGAAATAACAATTTCTTTTATTTTACTTTCACTCATAGATTGGTTTTTTCTTAATAGAAAACCTACATTTTCTTCTACTGTTAAAGAGCCAAGGAGTGCAGGATTTTGAAAAACTAAACGTACATCAGGAGGATTAGTTTGATCCAGCCTTAAGTAACTTTGAGTGCTGCCAAATAATTTCAGATTACCGCTTGTTGGGAGCAAAAGACCTGCTAAGACTCTTAGAGTGGTTGACTTCCCACAGCCTGATGGACCAATTATTGCTATTTTCTCGCCTGGTTTCATTACTAAATTAAATTTATTTAAAACGGGCTTGGAATCCCATTCAACTAATAAATTCTCAATTTCAACAATTGGTTCAGCATTGTCTTGGGTTTTTATTGATTTTGAATGTTCCATCTGGCTTTCTTTAAGTGGACTGAAGGTCAAGTTCCCTTAGAGTTATCTATAAATAATCTCTGTGCGAGTTTTTTAGAGTTGTCCTCGATTAATAAACCATTTAGAAAAAGAAGGAGAAGAAATCAGGCCCATGCTGATTTGTCGAAGAATAGCTTCAGAAGAATCAATGAAATTAACTTTATAAGGAGATTGCAAAGAGCAGTGCGTTGGCTATTGCCTGGATTGGTTGTAAAACGCTGGATGTTTACTTCAGGCATTGGGTTAATAATAGCTCTTCTTGGAGCTGCTATATGGGCTGACTTAAACCCTATTTATTGGGCAGTTGAAAGATTGTTTTGGTTTCTTGAAGGAATTACCACGTTCCTACCTAGAAGTTTTACTGGACCAATTGTTTTTTTAATTGGTATTGGTCTTCTGCTTTGGGGGCAGAGTAGGAGCTTTGATTCAATACAAAAAGCTGTTGCTCCTGATAAAGATGCAGTTTTAGTAGACGCATTAATGGTTAAGAGCAAATTGAATAGGGGGCCAAATATTGTTGCTATTGGAGGTGGAACTGGCTTAGCTTCACTACTTCAAGGTTTGAAGAGATATAGCAGTCGCATAACCGCAATTGTCACAGTTGCAGACGATGGAGGAAGCAGTGGAATTTTGCGAAGAGAGCTTGGTGTGCAGCCGCCAGGGGATATTCGCAATTGTCTTGCAGCTCTATCAAATGAAGAGCCTCTTTTAACAAGACTTTTTCAATATCGCTTTTCATCTGGGACTGGATTGGCAGGTCATAGTTTTGGCAATCTCTTTCTTTCAGCATTGACTTCTATTACAGGCAATATTGATACAGCTATTACAGCTTCTAGTCGAATCCTGTCCGTTCAAGGCCAAGTTGTTCCAGCAACTAATGCTGATGTATGTCTTTGGGCTGAATTGGAGAATGGAGAGGTTGTTGAAGGGGAGTCATCAATAGGTCGCGCTTCTAGCCCAATAGTTCGTATTGGTTGCTATCCAGAAAAACCTCCTGCAATTAGCAGAGCTTTAGATGCAATAGAGAATGCGGAATTAATCTTGCTGGGTCCAGGAAGTCTTTATACTTCTCTTTTGCCAAACTTATTGGTGCCAGAAATAGTCGCTGCGATACAAAAAAGTAAAGCGCCAAAATTATATATCTGTAATTTAATGACTCAGCCAGGAGAAACAGATGGTCTAGATGTAGCAGGACATATCAGAGCTATTGAGGCTCAATTAGCAAGTCTTGGCATTACTAATAGGATTTTCAATGAAATACTTGTTCAAGAAGCTCTTGCCCCATCTCCTTTGATTGAGTATTACCGATCACGAGGGGCAGAGCCTGTTAAATGTGATCGTAATAGCCTTCTTTCTAAGGGGTACAGGGTTTATCAGGCATCACTTCAGGGTTCTAAAGCTACCCCTACTTTGAGGCATGATCCAAGGAGTCTTTCTTTAGCTGTTATGCGCTTTTATCGAAAATATAAAAGAAAGAATTAATAAGCATCTTGCATTTCATAGAAATCTGGCTGAATATAATCTTTTCGTAGTGGCCATCCTCTCCAGTCTTCAGGCATTAGTAGCCTTTTAGGGTGTGGGTGACCATCAAAATTAATACCAAACATGTCATAGGTTTCTCTTTCTTGCCAATCACATCCTCGAAATAATTTATATAAACTGGGTACTCTTAGGCTTCCATTCCTATCAAGGAAAACTTTTAACCTAACTTCTCGAGGCTTATCGCCTTCATTAAAATCTTTCATTTCCATTAGGTGATAAAAGCAAACTAGAGATAAGCCAGGGCCTTCGTCATAACCACCTTGACACTGCAAATAATTAAAACCATTCATTTTTAATTCTGAAACAATCTTGAAAAGTTGTTGTGGGTCGACTCCTAAATTTTCAATTCCAATTTCATCAGGCTCAAGAAGTTTATGTATTAAACCTTTTTGATTAAGCCATTTACTGATTGGTCCTGGTTCAATTTGAGGACCTTGATCAGTATTTGTAAGTTCTGATGTTTGAGTTTCTTCGTTCATTGGCAAGGTTTTTATTGGGCAATTTCTTTGGTTGCTTCATTTTGATCTTCAAGAGGAATCTCTTGAGAAGGGCTTAAAGCTTGTTTTTGAGTGCTTGCATTTAGATAGGCCCCGGTTACTTGAGATTGGACTCTCTTCATTTTATGAGGAACGCTGAAGTATCGATGCTTCTGGAGCATTTTTTCGCGTTCTTGGAATGATTCATTCCCAACCTTTTTTCTTAGTTTTATAACAGCATCAAAAATTGCTTCTGGTCTAGGGGGGCATCCAGGTAAATAAAGGTCTACAGGTATTAGTTTGTCGACCCCTCTTACGGCAGTAGTTGAGTCAGCACTAAACATTCCACCTGTAATGGTGCATGCTCCCATCGCTATGACATATTTTGGGTCAGGCATTTGTTCATATAACCGAACAAGTGCGGGAGCCATTTTCATCGTTACTGTCCCAGCCACTATTAAAAGATCAGCTTGCCTAGGTGAACTTCTTGGAACTAAACCAAATCGATCAAAATCAAATCTTGAACCAATCAAAGCAGCAAATTCAATGAAGCAGCAAGCTGTTCCATATAAAAGTGGCCAAAGACTACTTAATCTGGCCCAGTTATGAAGATCATCA is a window from the Prochlorococcus marinus str. MIT 9211 genome containing:
- a CDS encoding MlaD family protein, which encodes MRRSYREAIVGFTLLGGVVLLSGIIIWLQGFRVGRNDWNIVATFDDASGLSDGTPVTFRGIKVGSVEKISFNTRNVKANLRLNTNKLLLFKPVYAKVLASSVLGRDMEVSLISKGVHSQNITSLPNKKDCPSNLIVCDGDTIKGQAIKNISTLTEELNELLDQAGEEEVISKMVKSIGQFDETQQELKELIELSKEEMIRAKPIITELKKTVAHINNILAVVDNPETLGHIKQTAKSMSSTTQKLDKLATDLSKMINNEELTSAIQSAAIGIGKLFNDLYP
- a CDS encoding NAD(P)H-quinone oxidoreductase subunit J — protein: MNEETQTSELTNTDQGPQIEPGPISKWLNQKGLIHKLLEPDEIGIENLGVDPQQLFKIVSELKMNGFNYLQCQGGYDEGPGLSLVCFYHLMEMKDFNEGDKPREVRLKVFLDRNGSLRVPSLYKLFRGCDWQERETYDMFGINFDGHPHPKRLLMPEDWRGWPLRKDYIQPDFYEMQDAY
- a CDS encoding ABC transporter ATP-binding protein gives rise to the protein MEHSKSIKTQDNAEPIVEIENLLVEWDSKPVLNKFNLVMKPGEKIAIIGPSGCGKSTTLRVLAGLLLPTSGNLKLFGSTQSYLRLDQTNPPDVRLVFQNPALLGSLTVEENVGFLLRKNQSMSESKIKEIVISCLQEVGLYNVSNKLPSQLSGGMQKRVSFARALVKGSSLQSSSMPLLLFDEPTSGLDPIACTRIEDLIIKTTNVAKGCSIVVSHVMSTIERSAERVLMLYGGKIQWDGTIKEFKESDNSFIKQFRTGSLQGPIQPEII
- a CDS encoding gluconeogenesis factor YvcK family protein, coding for MFHLAFFKWTEGQVPLELSINNLCASFLELSSINKPFRKRRRRNQAHADLSKNSFRRINEINFIRRLQRAVRWLLPGLVVKRWMFTSGIGLIIALLGAAIWADLNPIYWAVERLFWFLEGITTFLPRSFTGPIVFLIGIGLLLWGQSRSFDSIQKAVAPDKDAVLVDALMVKSKLNRGPNIVAIGGGTGLASLLQGLKRYSSRITAIVTVADDGGSSGILRRELGVQPPGDIRNCLAALSNEEPLLTRLFQYRFSSGTGLAGHSFGNLFLSALTSITGNIDTAITASSRILSVQGQVVPATNADVCLWAELENGEVVEGESSIGRASSPIVRIGCYPEKPPAISRALDAIENAELILLGPGSLYTSLLPNLLVPEIVAAIQKSKAPKLYICNLMTQPGETDGLDVAGHIRAIEAQLASLGITNRIFNEILVQEALAPSPLIEYYRSRGAEPVKCDRNSLLSKGYRVYQASLQGSKATPTLRHDPRSLSLAVMRFYRKYKRKN
- a CDS encoding NADH dehydrogenase subunit K, translated to MTDLPSINAVRDIREATCGPVGAPNVTNELSENIILTSLDDLHNWARLSSLWPLLYGTACCFIEFAALIGSRFDFDRFGLVPRSSPRQADLLIVAGTVTMKMAPALVRLYEQMPDPKYVIAMGACTITGGMFSADSTTAVRGVDKLIPVDLYLPGCPPRPEAIFDAVIKLRKKVGNESFQEREKMLQKHRYFSVPHKMKRVQSQVTGAYLNASTQKQALSPSQEIPLEDQNEATKEIAQ